From Merismopedia glauca CCAP 1448/3, a single genomic window includes:
- a CDS encoding HEAT repeat domain-containing protein, which produces MSDLLQPVRRAASIQDWTSVNDYLQKLLSSSDLPTAEILPLALQVLEFGDFQQRWDVVKVIPKLGEIAIAPLLEILTDEEADVELRWFAGGILADFQHPKIVESLVNIINTSPEAELTEMAIATLGKIGTPTIDAIAELLKAAETRLLAVRTLAQIHLSQTIAPLLSVVTDPQVEVRSNAIAALSSFHDPRIPAILRKSLADFSPEVRKAAVTGLGLRQDLAKELDLVSYIEPLLNDLNLEVCIASAIALGRMGTAESARAL; this is translated from the coding sequence ATGTCGGATCTTTTGCAACCAGTACGACGCGCCGCCAGTATCCAAGATTGGACATCTGTCAATGATTATCTCCAAAAACTCTTATCCTCATCTGACTTACCAACAGCAGAAATATTACCCCTAGCCTTACAGGTACTAGAATTCGGAGACTTTCAACAACGTTGGGATGTTGTCAAAGTAATTCCGAAGCTGGGAGAAATCGCGATCGCCCCTCTTTTAGAGATCCTCACCGATGAAGAAGCAGATGTCGAGTTACGGTGGTTTGCTGGGGGAATTTTGGCAGATTTCCAGCACCCCAAAATCGTAGAATCCCTAGTAAATATTATTAATACCTCTCCAGAAGCAGAACTAACCGAAATGGCGATCGCCACCTTGGGTAAAATTGGGACTCCCACTATTGACGCGATCGCTGAGTTACTAAAAGCAGCAGAAACCCGACTATTAGCAGTTCGTACCCTGGCTCAAATTCACCTGTCTCAAACGATCGCCCCACTTTTGAGCGTAGTTACAGATCCTCAAGTAGAGGTACGCAGCAACGCGATCGCCGCCTTATCTAGTTTCCACGATCCTCGAATTCCAGCCATTTTAAGGAAAAGTTTGGCAGATTTCAGTCCTGAAGTCAGAAAAGCGGCTGTAACAGGCTTAGGATTGCGTCAGGACTTAGCTAAAGAGCTAGATTTAGTCAGTTATATTGAGCCGTTACTCAACGATCTAAATTTAGAAGTATGTATTGCCAGCGCGATCGCTTTAGGGAGAATGGGAACAGCCGAATCAGCTAGAGCCTTA